DNA sequence from the Devosia lacusdianchii genome:
GACATAGAGTGCCACTACCGGAAAGCGGTCGCGAAAGGTGTAGTCGGCATAGGCAGCGCGGATGGCGCCGACCAGCACCTTGTCGCGCACCGAGCGGCCATTGACGAAGTAGAACTGGCTGAGCGAATTGGCCCGCGTGTAGGTCGGCAGACCGGCGAGCCCCGCCACCACCACGCCGTGCCGGCTGCTACCGAGCTGTACCGCGTTCTGCGCGAAATCGTCGCCGATCACCTGCGCCAGCCGGGCCTGCAACGCTCCAGCTCCGCTCACCGCCGGCCAGTTGGAGGGCGAACGGTCGGTACCATTGAGCACGAAATGCACGCCCGGATTGGCCATGGCGAGGCGCTTCAGCACATCGGTGATGGCGGCCCCTTCGGCGCGGTCGGTCTTCAAAAACTTGAGCCGGGCCGGCACATTGGCAAAGAGGTTGCGCACCTCGACGATCGTGCCCCGGTTCATCGCCAGCGGTACCGGACCGGATCGTCTGCCGTTCTGCACCTCGAGCCGCAAGCCGCTTTCGACCTGTGCTGGGCGCGAGGAAATGCTGAGTTCGGCCACCGAGCCGATCGAGGCCAGCGCCTCACCCCGGAACCCCAGCGTACGGATATCGTCGAGTTCGTCCTCGGCCAGTTTCGACGTGGCGTGGCGCTCCACCGATAGCAGCAAATCGGCCCGGTCCATCCCGTGGCCATCGTCCTCGATACGCATCAGCCCCTTGCCGCCTGCCGCCGTGGTGACGACGATGCGGCTCGCCCCGGCGTCGATGGCGTTCTCGACCAGTTCCTTGACCACGCTGGCGGGCCGCTCCACCACCTCGCCGGCGGCGATGCGGTTGATTAGGTCTTCGGGTAGCTGACGGATGGGCAAGGGCGATTCTCCTGAGCGAAGAATATAGGGGATGAGCCAGCCATTTCCGACCCGGTTTACCCGTTTTGCCGCAGGCGATTGACCCGGCCACATCCACCCCCCAATCATGGGTCATGAGCCTTTCCTCAGCAGATGCGACAGTCCGGTGGTGGTTGCGACAGGTGGCCGCGGCCGGCCTGATCGGCCTGCGCCGCTATTTCTCGACACCCGGCCTATTGATCGGCACCGCGCTCTTCGCCATATCGCTCACGCCGTCGCTGCTGCCGCGCACGGCGCTGTTCCAGGGCGTTCTGTCCGGGTGCAGCTTCGCGGCCGGCTATGGCATTGGCAGCTCGCTGCAATGGCTGGCTGTGTTTCTGGGCCTGCGCATGCCACCCGGCGGCGTCTCGCGCGCGGTGACGATCGCCGCGGCCGTGGCGAGCCTGGCGCTGGTCCTCGTCGCGCTGGGCTATACATCGACCTGGCAAAATTCAGTGCGGGCGGTGATGGGCATGCCGCCGGCCGAAAGCACCGATACGCTGCGCATCGCGGCTGTGGCCTTCCCCGTGGCCCTGCTGCTGATCCTGATCGGCAAGGGCATCGTGACGCTGGTGCGCCTGGTTTGGCACTGGCTGCTGCCCTACGTGCCCAGCCGCACAGCCCTCGTGGGGAGCCTCATCATCGTTGCCATTGTCGGTGGCACGCTGATCGATGGTGTGCTGCTGCGCAGCCTGCTGCGCGTTGCGGACCGGTTCTACGAGCAGCTCGACGAGGTTGTGCCGCAAACCGATCCCGCTCCTGCACGGCCCGATCAGACCGGCAGCAGTGCTTCGCTGATCGATTGGAGCACCATCGGCCGCGATGCCCGCATCTACGTCCAGAGCGGCCCCGACGCCGCTGCCATCACCGCCATGACAGGCAAGCCGGCCATAACCCCGCTCCGCGTCTATGTCGGGCTGCGCTCGGCTGAAACCGTCGAGGCGCGCGCCGCCCTGGCATTGGCCGAATTGCAGCGGGTCGGGGCGTTCGATCGGTCGGTTCTGGTGCTGGTCATGCCCGTGGGCACCGGCTGGGTCGATCGCGCCGCCATGGATACGCTCGAATATCTGCATGGCGGCGACGTCGCCACCGTCGCGGTGCAATATTCCTATCTGACCAGCGTTCTCTCCCTGGCCGTCGAGCCCGATTACGGCACCACGACGGCCCAGGCATTGTTCTCGGCCGTCTACGACTACTGGACCAATCTGCCGCGCGACCAGCGCCCGCGGCTTTACGTGCACGGCCTCAGCCTTGGCGCCTTCGCCTCCCAGGCGTCACTGCAGATCTTCGACATATTGGGAGACCCCATCCAGGGTGCGCTCTGGGCCGGCCCGCCTTTCTCCAGCCGCATCTGGCAATATGCCACCGACAATCGCGTCGCCGGCACGCCCGAATGGCTGCCGCGCTTCGGCAACGACACAAGCATTCGCTTCACCAACCAGTCCGACGCGCTGGGGCTGGATGATGCCCCTTGGGGCCCGATGCGCCTCGTCTTCCTGCAATATGCCAGCGATCCTGTCGTCTTCTTCGAGCCGGAAGCGTTCTATCGCGAGCCCGATTGGATGCGGCAACCGCGCGGCCCCGACGTTTCACCAGCGCTCAATTGGTATCCCGTGGTCACTTTCCTGCAATTGGCCGTCGATGCCGCGCTGGCTCAAAGCACGCCCATCGGTTACGGGCATGTCTATGCGCCGGGGCACTATATCGACGCCTGGGTGGCGGTGACCGACCCGCCCGGCTGGACCCCCGACCAGGTCGCTGCGCTCAAGGCGGCGATCGATGCGGATATATATCTGCCATAGCGCCCCTTTGGGCCAGCGCCGTTGTGTGCCGGCTCCCCCTAGCGATCCGCAAGGCAGGGTGCCGCAAACAGCGTGCCACGCCAGGCGCCGGCGATTGTGCGGCTCGCCACCACGGTCCAGATCAATATCAACGCCACGGCGAGGCTCACGCCAAACGCGCCGAGTGCGAAGCTGTCCCATATCCGCGCTAGGCGAAAGGTGGTGAGCGTCTGCACGCCGAGCGGGAAGACGTAGGCCCACCAGCCAAGGTTGAACGGCACATGGTTGGTGAAATAGCGCGCGGTGATCAACGCGGCGAGGCCCATCCACCAGACACCATAGCCCCAGAGCAGGACCGACAGCAGCAGGCAGGCACCGGCAATAACGTCTGGGAACGGCGCTAGATTGGTGCCGATGAGGGCGGCAGGCGCGGCTTCGCCGAGCAACAGCAGCCCCAACGCACCGGTTGCGATCGGTCCGAGCGCCAACCAGCACGACGCGGCCATATTGGCCTGAGGCAGTTTGTGCAGGATCATCCGGATGAACAGCAAGGCCACCAGCCCCAATGCCGGCGGCACCGAGAACGACCACAGGATGAAGCTGACAAGCAACACCCCGGGTTGATCGGCCGCCGGCAGATGCGGCAGCAGCAGGGCGCCGGTGACGGCAGCCACCTCGGCCGCCACGATCGGCAAGAGCCAGACGCCGGTCATTTCCTCGGCCCGGTGATCATGCCGCGTCATCATCAGCACGGGCACCGCAAGACCGCAGCCGACGGCCAGTGCGATTTCCAGCCACCACAGGACCTGAACGATCCCGATTGCTATAGGGCCGAACACGTCGATGCCAAAGATCAGAAAGCCATTGGCTATCGTGGCGAGTGCCATGGGAATGCAGCCTAGCGACATCGACATGACCGGATGACCGAGCATCCGCCGTGCTCCATCGAAGTGCCACAGCCAGCGACCGGCAAACAGCAGCGCGAACAGCGAGAAAACCACGCTGTTGGCCGCCCACAGGACAAAGCCACCGCCATGCAGGAGCGGCAGGCTGTCAAACTGGCCAAGCAGCAGCGCGAGAATACCCGTGCCCATATTGGCGGCGAACCAGTTTGGGGTGAACAGGCGGATCGCGTCGCTGGCGGTTGGCAGATGGGCAAGCGGGCGAGGGATCGTAAGGGCAAATGACATGGCGCAACTCCTGGCCATGCCCTACGCTCTCGCAATCATGCAATCCAACGGAACGTTTTCGTGGTTATGATCGATAAAATCGATTAATGTGTGGTATGACCCTTGAGCAGCTTCGCATCTTCCTGGAAGTGGCCGACCAGCAGCACATTACGCGCGCCGCCGAGGCCCTCAACATGACCCAATCGGCGGTGAGCGCGGCGATCGCTGCGCTCGAAAACCGCCACGGTGTAAAACTATTCGACCGGGTCGGGCGCTCCATCGTGCTCAACCCGATCGGTAGTGCCTTTCGTGCCGAAGCGCGTAGCGTGCTTGACCGGGCCCGTTCTGCCGAGAACGCGCTGGATGACCTCTCCGGCCTGCGCCGCGGACGGCTGTCTGTTATGGCGAGCCAGACCATTGCCAGCTATTGGCTGCCACAGCGTCTCGTTGCCTTTCGACGTGCCTATCCGCAGGTCGAGCTCGATCTGGGCTTCACCAATACCAATCTGGTGGCCGACGGGGTCCAGAGCGGCCGCGCCGAACTGGGCCTGGTGGAGTGGCTGGTCGAACGACCAACACTCTCGACCACGCTTCTGGGCGAAGATGAAATGGTTGTCGTGGTCGGTACCCGACATGAATGGGCCGGCCGGTTGGTCGTGACAGAAGATCTGGGTTCGACGCGCTGGGTGGTGCGCGAAAGCGGTTCAGGCACCCGCGCTGCCTTCGACGGCATGATGCAGCGGGCCGGGGTTGCGCATCCGGATATTGCGCTGGAGCTGCCAGGCAACGAAGCGCTGCTCGGCGTGGTGGAGGCTGGCCTGGGGGCCACGCTGCTATCCCGCGACGTGGCGCGGGCCCATATCGCGGCCGGCCTACTGAGTGTCGTCGACACGCCGCCGGTGCGCCGCTCGTTTTATATCCTGCGCCACAAAGAACGCCATCGCACCCGCGCCGCCGAGGCGTTTCTGTCGCTGGCAGACGCTTGAGCTAGAGCGGCGTCCCGGGCTAGATGGCCCAATGACGCAGCAATCGCCCATGGACCTCGCCTTGTCGCTCGCCCAGGAGGCGGCCAGCCGTGGTGAAGCCCCAGTGGGCGCGGTCGTCATGGAGGGCGCGACCATCCTCGCCGCCGAGCGCAATCGCATGAAGGCGCTCAACGACCCAACCGCCCATGCCGAAATGCTGGCCATCCGCACCGCGCTCGCCAATCGCGGGACCGGCAGGCTCGATGGATGCGACCTCTATGTTACGCTTGAGCCCTGCGCTATGTGCGCCGGCGCCATCGCCCATGTCCGGCTGCGGCGGGTCTATTTCGCCGCCGAGGACCCCAAAGCCGGCGCAGTGGAGAACGGCATCAGGCTCTTCGAACAGCCCACCTGCCACCACCGTCCTGAAGTAATCGGTGGCCTCGGCGCCAGCCGCTCGGAGGCCATGCTCCGGGACTTCTTCAAGGCGTTGCGGGGCGACAGCGGGTGACATCGTGGTTTGTCATTTCAGGCACAGCGGACCGGTGGGTGAGAAAACTAGGTCGGCGAAACGCTCGCCCATGAGTTGATGGGTAGCTGCGTCGGGATGCAGCCGGTCGGGCAAGGGCAGGGTAGCGTAATCGGCCTCGCCGTAAAGGACGCGGCCATCCAGGTAGTGGATATGGGGATCGGTTGCGGCGCGCTGCTCGACGATCCGGACCAGAGCCTGGCGGATCACTGAGAGGGTCAGCTTGCCGGTGCCCATCTCGGCCGCATTACCAGCCGCGCGGAATGCCATTTCGCCATTGGCGAAATCCGGCGCGGTGGGCCCGGGTGTTTCCTCGTGGATCGGGCAAAGAATGGGCGAGATCACCAGCAGCGGCGTCCTCGCGTGGCCTTCGCGGATGGTGTCGAGAAAGCCATGCACGGCCGGACCGAAGGCGCGCAGGCGCATCAGGTCGGTATTGACCAGGTTGATGCCCAGCTTGACGCTGATCATGTCGGCGGGGCTGTCGCGCAGAACGCGCGCCACTGCCGGATCGAGCAGGGCGCTGCCACCGAAACCCAGATTTGTGAGGTTGACCCCAGCCAGCCGCGCGGCCTTGGCAACCCAGGTGCCGGTGGGGTGATCGGCATTGGAGCCATGGCTGATCGAACTGCCGTGATGCAGCCAGCGCGGCCGGCTATCCACCAGCGGGGTGATAGGTGCATCGCTTCGCAGGGCCACCAGTTCGGTGGTTTCGTTGTGCGGCAGCCAGATCTCGATGGTCTTGGGACCCTCGGGCAGGTCGGCGAAGCGCAGGGTGCCCGCCGCGCCTGCCTGGGTTTCCATCGTGCCCTTAGCCATGTCGATATGCAGGATATGGCCGCCTTGCACGCTACCCTGGCGGGCCAGATGGCCATCGATGCAGAGCTCGTAGATGCCATCCGGGCGCGGCGGCATGCCCAGGTAGTTGCGCTTGGTCGGCACGGTATCGAGTTCGATCGCCGTGGCTTGGGTGCGAAACGACAGTCGGACCCCGGAGGGTTGCGCCTCCACCATGAATAATTGCGGATCAAACCACTGCGCACGCGCCCAGGCGGGCAGGCGATGCGGCAGCAGGCCATGCGAGGTGTGTTCTACTTCGATCGCGCCATGCAGAAAGGCATGGTCGATCGTCGTGGTGACCCACGGCCGTTGACTGATCATTTTCGTGTTCCGATGTTGAAGAGGGGGGCTCGCTGGCGCGCCGTCAGGCCGGAGCAGGCGGGTTGCCGGGCCAGTGGCGCAGGATGGTGTCCAGCGCGTCGAGCGTGCGCAGCCACGATTCCTGCGGCGCCGGAGCGCTATGTTTGAAGCTGCCGCTCAGCTCCAGGGTGGAAAACCCCAGAAAAACACTGCCCAGCAGCCGCACGGCATGGGTTTCGTCCGGCTCGGCCAGGGCATAGCCGCGCAGTACCGCGCGCATCATCTGCGCCAAGCGGACGCCGCCACTATTTGCCGCCTTATCGGCGTCGAGCGGAAACCGCGTGGCGGCGAACAGGCCCGGATGCTCGGAGGCGAAACGCCGATGCACATCGGCGAGCGCCACGAGCGCGTCCTTGCCGGCGCGGCCGGCCACAGCCCCGGAAGCCTCATCGGCCAGCGCCTGCAGGGCAAACAGCGCCACACGCGCCTTGAGGTCCTGCCCATTCCTCACATGGGAATAAAGGCTGGCCACCTGCACGTCGAACAGCTTGGCCAGGGCCGAGGGCGTCACCGCCTCAAAACCGTCGCGATCCGCCATTTCGGCGCCGGCCCGCACCAGCCGATCGACATTCAAACCAACCCGTACCATGGCAACAAGCTCATACTAAGACATGAAGCTTATTGCCTAAAATATTTAGGTTTGTCAAGCAAGCAGGAGGCTGGTGCCTTAGTTGCTATCGATAACCGGCACTTTGCCGGCGATATAGGCCTCGACCTTGTCGCCCAGGATGCGTTTGAAGCGCTCTTTTTCCGTCTCCGCATGGGCGACGATTTCGCGGACGCGCCAGAATTCTAGCGCGCCGAACGAGGCGACATGCGGCCGGATATAGATGTCCGGCGGATAGGCCGCCATCATATGCGCTGTCAGCGAATGCATCATGATCTGGGCCGAGCCGAACCAGATATCGAGCGCCTTGTGGTCGGTCTTGGCGATGCCCTCCGAGGGATCGCCATTGACGTCGATACCGATCAGGAAGTCGGTGTCGATATCGGCCTGATCAAGCGGCAGCGGATTGACCACGCCGCCATCGACCAGGATGTGGTTGGAATAGACCACCGGCTTGAACAGGCTCGGAATGGCGATGGAGCCGGCAATGGCGGGCCGCAGCAGGCCGGCATTGAACACCACCTGGTGCCACGACTGGAAATCGGTCGCCACCACGTAGAGCGGGGTCTTGAGATCCTTGAACTCGAGCGGAAAGTTGGTTGGCGTGAACGCATCGACAATGCTGGTTGCGTCAAGCTGCATCGAAATGCCGTTCTTGAGTATGCCGCCAATCCCCCGAATCTGGGTGGCCCAGAGCTTGGTGGCGATGGCACGCATCGTGCCCAGCACCTGATAGGAATGCTCGCGCAATTCCTTGCCGGTCATGCCGGCCGCCCAGCCGGCGCCGATCAGCGCGCCGATGGATGTGCCCGAAATGACCGACGGCCGCAGCCCCAGCTCGTCCATCGCCTCGATGTAGGGGATATGGGTCAGCCCCCGGGCCGAACCGCCGCCCAGGGCCACACCGATCCGCGGTCCAGATTCCATTCGCATGGCGCCCCGCTCCCTGCCTTGCGCGCGCAGCCGGTCGGCGATCGCCTTACCGCGCAATTGCAGCGGCGTCAGCGGGCGTTGCGACCGCGTCTCGTCAAAGACGGTCTTGCGGAAGGGTAGATCAGCGAAGTTGAGGAATGGTTCAGATGCGCGAGCGGGCGATTTCGCGCCAGCCGATGTCTCGGCGGCAAAAGCCTTCTGGCCAAACAATCTTGTCCACGCTTGCGTAAGCACGCTTCTGCGCCTCTCCCACGTTGGCTCCGAGCGCGGTGATGTTGAGAACGCGCCCGCCGGCAGCAAGTAAACGTTCACCATCCCGCCGCGTTCCGGCGTGGAACACCTGAATCTCATCGCTGTCGATGGCATCGGCGCCCCGGATTTCGGAGCCCTTGCCATAGTCGCCTGGATAGCCATTCGTGGCCATGATGACCGTCAATGCGTACTGGTCTTTCCACCGCACATCGTGGCCAGCCAGGGTTCCCGTCGCCGTGGCATGCAGCAACGGCAGCAGGTCGCTTTCCATCCGCATCACCAGCACCTGCGTCTCAGGGTCGCCGAAGCGCGCATTGTACTCGACCAGCTTGGGACCATCGCTGGTCAGCATCAGCCCGGCATAAAGCACACCCTGATAGGGCGTGCCCCGCGCCGCCAGACCCTTGACCGTCGGCCAGATCACGCGCTCCAGCACCTCGTCATAGACCTCGCGGGTCATGACGGGGGCAGGGGAGTAGGCGCCCATGCCACCGGTATTGGGGCCGGTGTCGCCATCGAAGGCCCGCTTGTGGTCCTGTGCCGTGGTCAATGGTAGGATATCGGTGCCGTCGCAGAGCACAAAAAGGCTGACCTCCTCGCCCTCCATGAATTCCTCGATCACCACTTCCGCGCCAGAGGCGCCGAACGCCCCGGCAAAGCAGTCGATGATCGCCTCCTCTGCCTCGTCGACGCTCATGGCCACAGTGACGCCCTTGCCGGCGGCCAAGCCATCGGCCTTGATCACGATCGGCGCACCCTGTGTATAGACATAGGCCAGCGCCGCAGCCTCAGTGTCGAAGCGACCATAGGCAGCGGTGGGAATATCCATCTCGTCGCACAGCGCCTTGGTGAAGCCCTTCGACCCTTCGAGCTGGCCAGCCGCCTTGCTGGGGCAGAAGCAGATGATGCCGGCGGCGCGCACATCGTCACCCAGCCCCGCAACCACCTGCGCATCGGGTCCGACCACGACAAAGTCGATGGCCATCAGCTTGCAGAAATCAGTGACTGCCTTGTGGTCGGTGATGTCGATGACGACGTTCTCTGCCACCTCGCCGGTGCCGCCATTGCCTGGCGCGATGAACAGCTTGGTCAGCAGCGGCGATTGCGCGATTTTCCATGCCAGGGCGTGCTCGCGACCCCCCGAACCAATCACCAGAACCCGCATGCAAAACCTCCCGCCGCCGATGGCCGGGTGATGCACCAGCAGGCGTCGTGAGGCAAGGTTTACTTGTCGGGTGTGCCGTTGAGCAAGGCGTCGATCATCGCTTTCATGTGGCGCGCGCCATTGCGTTCGAACTGGCGCGCGGCCACCAACAGGGCCTGTGGCGTGGTGCCTTTGCGGTCGACATGCTGTTCGAGGATGGTGGCGAGCTCGAGATTAACGCGCGTACCAACCTCCAGGAATTCGACGATGGCGCTCAACTGATCCGGCGAGTAGCGGGAGATCAGCAAGGGTGTGAGAAGCTGGAAGTGTGCGAACACCCGGGACGATATCTCGCCGGCAATCGGGGTGATGCTGATCCACACCTTGCGGCGGTCTGCCGGATCGCGCTCGCGAACCACATAGCCGACCGCCTCCAGCCGATCGACGACAACGGTCACTGCGCCGGTGGTGAGTCGGGCCTCGCTGGCGAGCGTGCCAGCGGTAATTTTCCCATGCCTGTCAATGACATCCATGCAGCGGCTGTCCGTGCGATTTATGCCCATAAAGCGCGCGAGGCAGTCCTCCCACACGTCCTGCGCCACCTGATCGGCGCGGATGACGTCCTTGAGTTTCATAACCTCGGCAAGGCCAGGATGATCTCTTGACATTAAAATATCTTGATCCATAAGATATCAATATCACAAGATTTCAATCGGGTCGATATCGGTCGGCTCAATTTCAAAGCGGGCAAATCCATGATCGAGGCACAGGGTCTCAAAAGGACATACAAGACAAAAGGTAAAACCGTCGAGGCAGTGCGCGGCGTCGATCTGACCGTGCGTGCCGGTGAAATAGTTGGTTTTCTCGGTCCCAATGGCGCCGGTAAGACCACCACACTCAAGATGCTCTGCACCCTTCTCGCACCCACAGGTGGACGTGCGGTGGTCGCGGGTCACGACTTGTTGACCGATTCCATCGGAGTGCGGCGGTCCATCGGCTACGTGTCACAGGCCGGCTCGACCGCCCCAGAAGCGCGCGCGGGGGAAGAAATCACCGGCCACGCCCGCTTCTATGGCATCGACAAAGCCACGGCCGAGGCGCGAGCTCGAAAGCTGTTGGCTGATCTCGATCTGGCCGATGTATGGGACCGCACCTGCGGTTCCCTGTCGGGCGGGCAGCGGCGGCGGCTCGATATCGTGATGGGTCTCATCCACCAGCCAAAGCTGGTTTTTCTCGATGAACCCTCCACCGGCCTCGACCCGCAAAGCCGCGCCAATCTCTGGACCCACATCCGCAAATTGCGCGATGAGATGGGCACCACGGTGTTCATCACCACCCACTACATGGATGAGGCCGACTCCCTCTCGGACCGCTTGCTGATCATCGACATGGGCCAGATTGTTGCCGAGGGCACATCGGCTGAACTCAAGCGGCGGGTATCGGGCGACACCATCACCCTCACCCTGCGCAGGGCCGAAGATGCCACCGAGGCGGCCGGCGTTGCTGGCATGCTGCCAGGGTCGGACGCGCCGGTCATCGACGGCCACATCGTGCGCTTCCACGTGCCCAATGGCGGCGCGGCGCTACCCATTCTCCTGGGCGAATTCACCAAAGCCGGCATCGAGGCCATTGGCGTCGAGGTCAATCGCCCGACCCTGGATGACGTCTTCCTCACGCTCACCGGCCGCTCGTTGCGCGAGTGAATATCCGGCAGACCACCGACGAAATTCCCGGTTCAAAGGACCATGAGATGAGCTTTCTTTCCGACACCTGGACTGTCTTTACTCGCGCCATGCGCCTTGCGCTCCGCCAGCCGCTCTGGGTGGTTATCGGCGTGATGCAGCCTATCCTCTACCTCACCCTGTTCGGCCCGCTGCTCGTGCCTCTGGCAAGCGCCCCCGGCTTTCCTCCCGGTGATGCCTGGGTGATCTTCGTGCCCGGCCTCCTGGTGCAGCTCGGCATATTCGGCGGCGCCTTTGTCGGCTTCGGCATCATTGCCGAATGGCGTTACGGCGTCATCGATCGCGAACTGGTCACCCCGGCCAGCCGCGCTGCGTTGATCACCGGGCGAGTGATGCGCGATGTGGTGGTGCTGGTGGTTCAGGCTATCATCCTGATCGTCTGCGCACTGTTTTTCGGGCTGCGCGTGCCATTCGGCGCGGTCTTGCTCGGCCTGATCATGATCGGCCTGCTCGGCGCGTCCTTCTCATATCTGAGCTATTCGGTGGGGTTGATGACCAAGAGCGAGGATGCCTTTGCGCCGCTGGTCAACATGGTCTCGCTACCGGTCCTGCTGCTCTCGGGCATCCTGCTGCCCATGAGCTTGGCGCCGCGATGGCTGCAAATCCTCAGCGACATCAACCCGTTCAAACACATCGTCAATGCGGTGCGCGCGATCTTCCGCGGCGAAGTGGGGACGTTCGAAACCGGGCTGGGCCTGCTGATAGCCATCCTGCTCATTGCCGGTGGCGTGTGGCTCGGGCAGCGGACCTTTGTGGCCCAGACGAAGTAGGGGCGCAGCTCCTACAGCTCGGCTTCCTTGAAAATCCGGGTCAGATCGCCATTCCACTCGCCACGGTACTTGTCGAGCCAGCGCTCGGCCGGCGACTTGGCGAGGCGGATGGTTTCTTCCAGCGGGGCCAGGTGGATGGTTTCGTCCTTGCCCTGCGCGTTGCGGCGGTCGCGACGAACCAGGCCGGCTTCGGCAATGCCGACCGCCTGCGCCGCGACGTCATAGAGGTTGGAGCGATCGTGCGGGGTCATCAGGCCCAGCCGCGGCACCTCGCGGCGCATATGGTCGCGCTCGTCCTGGGTCCATGGCTTGATCATCTCATAGGCGGCCTCGAGCGAAATCTCATCGTAGAGCAGCCCGGTCCAGAAGGCCGATAGCGCCGTCACCGACTTCTCGTCGCCCATATCGGCGCCGCGCATTTCGAGGAATTGCTTGAGCCGCACCTCGGGGAAAATCGTGCCAAGATGGTAGTTCCAGTCCCGGCGGGTCGGCTTCTCACCCGGCAATTGCGGTAGCTTGCCTTCGAGGAAATCGCGGAAGCTCTCGCCCGCCACGTTGATGTAATGGCCGTCACGAAGCACGAAATACATCGGCACATCGAGTGCGTAGTCGGCATATTGCTCGAAGCCGAAGCCTTCCTCGAAGGCGAATGGCAGCATGCCGGTGCGGGCGTCGTCGGTATTGAGCCAGATATGGCTGCGATAGCTGAGATAGCCGGTGTCGCGGCCATCGGCGAAGGGCGAATTGGCAAAGAGGGCCGTGGCCACCGGCTGCAGCGCCAGCGAGACGCGCAGCTTTTTGACCATGTCGGCTTCGCTGGAAAAATCCAGATTGGTCTGCACCGTGGCCGAACGGAACATCATCGACGTCCCGAGGGTACCCACCTTGTCCATATAGGGCGCCATGATGCCGTATCGCGACTTCGGCATCCGCTCGATTTCGGCGACGGACCAGATCGGCGTAACGCCAAGGCCCAGGAAGTGGATATCGAGCGGCGCTGCAACCGCCTTGGCCACCCGCATATGCTCGGCGGTCTCGGCAGCAGTGGCATGCAGATCAGGCTGGGGGCCACCGGAAAGCTCGAACTGGCCGCCCGGCTCCAGCGAAATGCCGCCCTTGGTTTCGTCGCTCCACAGGCCAATGGGATTGCCCTCATCATAGAAGGGCTCCCAGCCGGTTTCGCGCGCCACTCCATCGAGCAGCGCCCGGATGCCGTCGGGACCTTCGTAGGCAACCGGCCGCAATGGGTTGGTGTGGAACACATGCTTTTCGTGCTCGGTGCCGATGCGCCATTCACTCTCGGGTTTGCACCCGCGCGCCATTCCATCGATCAGGTCAGCGCGGGATTCGATCGGAGGGGAGATGTCGGCGCCAGCCATAAAGCGTCCTCTGGTATGGAGGGGTCAATGTTGGCCGGAACATAGCGTTGCACAAGCCGAAAGCAATCGGCTTTTATCGCCAATCGCCGATGGTCGCTTGAATGATGGCCAGCGCCGCGACCGCCGCCGTATCCGCGCGCAGGATGCGCGGCCCCAGGCTAACAGGCACCACGAAGGGCAGGGCCCGCAGTTTCGCGCGCTCGTCATCGGAAAAGCCACCCTCGGGTCCAATCAGTATTCCCACCGGTTTGCCTTTGAGTTCATTGAGGATTTCGACCGG
Encoded proteins:
- a CDS encoding patatin-like phospholipase family protein, translating into MFGQKAFAAETSAGAKSPARASEPFLNFADLPFRKTVFDETRSQRPLTPLQLRGKAIADRLRAQGRERGAMRMESGPRIGVALGGGSARGLTHIPYIEAMDELGLRPSVISGTSIGALIGAGWAAGMTGKELREHSYQVLGTMRAIATKLWATQIRGIGGILKNGISMQLDATSIVDAFTPTNFPLEFKDLKTPLYVVATDFQSWHQVVFNAGLLRPAIAGSIAIPSLFKPVVYSNHILVDGGVVNPLPLDQADIDTDFLIGIDVNGDPSEGIAKTDHKALDIWFGSAQIMMHSLTAHMMAAYPPDIYIRPHVASFGALEFWRVREIVAHAETEKERFKRILGDKVEAYIAGKVPVIDSN
- a CDS encoding glutamate--cysteine ligase, encoding MAGADISPPIESRADLIDGMARGCKPESEWRIGTEHEKHVFHTNPLRPVAYEGPDGIRALLDGVARETGWEPFYDEGNPIGLWSDETKGGISLEPGGQFELSGGPQPDLHATAAETAEHMRVAKAVAAPLDIHFLGLGVTPIWSVAEIERMPKSRYGIMAPYMDKVGTLGTSMMFRSATVQTNLDFSSEADMVKKLRVSLALQPVATALFANSPFADGRDTGYLSYRSHIWLNTDDARTGMLPFAFEEGFGFEQYADYALDVPMYFVLRDGHYINVAGESFRDFLEGKLPQLPGEKPTRRDWNYHLGTIFPEVRLKQFLEMRGADMGDEKSVTALSAFWTGLLYDEISLEAAYEMIKPWTQDERDHMRREVPRLGLMTPHDRSNLYDVAAQAVGIAEAGLVRRDRRNAQGKDETIHLAPLEETIRLAKSPAERWLDKYRGEWNGDLTRIFKEAEL
- a CDS encoding ATP-binding cassette domain-containing protein, with translation MRAGEIVGFLGPNGAGKTTTLKMLCTLLAPTGGRAVVAGHDLLTDSIGVRRSIGYVSQAGSTAPEARAGEEITGHARFYGIDKATAEARARKLLADLDLADVWDRTCGSLSGGQRRRLDIVMGLIHQPKLVFLDEPSTGLDPQSRANLWTHIRKLRDEMGTTVFITTHYMDEADSLSDRLLIIDMGQIVAEGTSAELKRRVSGDTITLTLRRAEDATEAAGVAGMLPGSDAPVIDGHIVRFHVPNGGAALPILLGEFTKAGIEAIGVEVNRPTLDDVFLTLTGRSLRE
- a CDS encoding MarR family winged helix-turn-helix transcriptional regulator translates to MDQDILMSRDHPGLAEVMKLKDVIRADQVAQDVWEDCLARFMGINRTDSRCMDVIDRHGKITAGTLASEARLTTGAVTVVVDRLEAVGYVVRERDPADRRKVWISITPIAGEISSRVFAHFQLLTPLLISRYSPDQLSAIVEFLEVGTRVNLELATILEQHVDRKGTTPQALLVAARQFERNGARHMKAMIDALLNGTPDK
- a CDS encoding ABC transporter permease codes for the protein MSFLSDTWTVFTRAMRLALRQPLWVVIGVMQPILYLTLFGPLLVPLASAPGFPPGDAWVIFVPGLLVQLGIFGGAFVGFGIIAEWRYGVIDRELVTPASRAALITGRVMRDVVVLVVQAIILIVCALFFGLRVPFGAVLLGLIMIGLLGASFSYLSYSVGLMTKSEDAFAPLVNMVSLPVLLLSGILLPMSLAPRWLQILSDINPFKHIVNAVRAIFRGEVGTFETGLGLLIAILLIAGGVWLGQRTFVAQTK
- the purD gene encoding phosphoribosylamine--glycine ligase, producing MRVLVIGSGGREHALAWKIAQSPLLTKLFIAPGNGGTGEVAENVVIDITDHKAVTDFCKLMAIDFVVVGPDAQVVAGLGDDVRAAGIICFCPSKAAGQLEGSKGFTKALCDEMDIPTAAYGRFDTEAAALAYVYTQGAPIVIKADGLAAGKGVTVAMSVDEAEEAIIDCFAGAFGASGAEVVIEEFMEGEEVSLFVLCDGTDILPLTTAQDHKRAFDGDTGPNTGGMGAYSPAPVMTREVYDEVLERVIWPTVKGLAARGTPYQGVLYAGLMLTSDGPKLVEYNARFGDPETQVLVMRMESDLLPLLHATATGTLAGHDVRWKDQYALTVIMATNGYPGDYGKGSEIRGADAIDSDEIQVFHAGTRRDGERLLAAGGRVLNITALGANVGEAQKRAYASVDKIVWPEGFCRRDIGWREIARSRI